One genomic region from Paracoccus zhejiangensis encodes:
- a CDS encoding SOS response-associated peptidase — MRRLFPGVTDRAGNLQPGRVYPDQPGAIIRHDGDGLELVTARWGLPSPKFALKTERDPGVTNIRNLGSPHWRRWLSRDNRCLVPLSAFAEPRGKGKGNQWFAATNNQPMFFAGIEIRDWTSVRKVKDGETTDDLYAFLTCEPNAEVREIHPKAMPVILTQPDDWTAWMNGAPASELQRPLPDGSLALLDEAELT, encoded by the coding sequence ATGCGCCGGCTCTTCCCCGGCGTGACGGACCGTGCCGGCAATCTGCAGCCGGGCCGGGTCTATCCCGACCAGCCCGGTGCGATCATCCGCCATGATGGCGACGGGTTGGAGCTGGTCACAGCGCGCTGGGGTCTGCCCTCGCCGAAATTCGCCCTGAAGACGGAACGCGACCCCGGCGTGACCAATATCCGCAATCTTGGATCGCCGCATTGGCGCCGCTGGCTCAGTCGGGACAATCGCTGCCTCGTCCCGCTGAGCGCCTTCGCCGAGCCCCGCGGCAAGGGGAAGGGCAACCAGTGGTTTGCCGCCACGAACAACCAGCCAATGTTCTTTGCCGGCATCGAGATCCGCGACTGGACCTCCGTCCGCAAGGTAAAGGACGGCGAGACCACGGATGATCTCTATGCCTTCCTGACTTGCGAACCGAATGCGGAGGTCCGGGAGATCCATCCAAAGGCCATGCCGGTGATCCTGACGCAGCCCGACGACTGGACGGCCTGGATGAACGGGGCTCCCGCTTCGGAGCTTCAACGGCCCCTGCCCGACGGATCCCTTGCGTTGCTGGACGAGGCCGAGCTGACCTGA
- a CDS encoding ArdC family protein, giving the protein MAEFDVYQHVTDQIMASIEAGTPVWRQPWTGDAGGIPFPRRSNGEYYRGINILMLWARAAEQGYRSAHWFTYRQAQEAGAQVRKGETSATVVKYGTFEQEDAETGEEKTFGYAKAYRVFNADQIDGLPEEFQGKPAEAPREFGTETDPALEAFFDATGIERRSSDRPEAFYDVAGDFIHMPPVGTFHDAAGFYSTLAHESCHGTGAAHRLDRFSRFNGHTDRAFEELVAEIGSAMVCAQIGVTPEFGQTAAYVESWLRALKSEKRFIFKAATEAQKAADWLMRTAPAGLLDRTNRAAA; this is encoded by the coding sequence ATGGCCGAGTTCGATGTCTATCAGCATGTCACCGACCAGATCATGGCCAGCATCGAGGCTGGCACCCCGGTCTGGCGGCAGCCCTGGACCGGCGATGCCGGCGGCATTCCCTTTCCCCGCCGCAGCAATGGCGAGTATTATCGCGGCATCAATATCCTGATGCTCTGGGCGCGGGCGGCTGAACAGGGCTATCGCAGCGCCCATTGGTTCACCTATCGGCAGGCCCAGGAGGCCGGTGCGCAGGTCCGCAAGGGCGAGACATCCGCCACGGTCGTCAAATACGGCACCTTTGAACAAGAGGATGCCGAGACCGGCGAAGAAAAAACCTTCGGCTATGCCAAAGCCTATCGCGTTTTCAATGCCGATCAGATCGACGGCTTGCCCGAAGAATTTCAGGGCAAGCCCGCCGAGGCGCCTCGCGAGTTTGGCACCGAGACCGACCCGGCGCTTGAAGCCTTCTTTGATGCCACCGGCATTGAACGCCGCAGCAGCGACCGACCGGAAGCCTTCTATGATGTGGCGGGCGATTTCATCCACATGCCGCCGGTCGGGACCTTTCATGATGCGGCCGGATTTTATTCCACGCTCGCCCATGAGAGCTGCCACGGCACGGGCGCGGCGCATCGGCTGGACCGGTTCAGCCGCTTCAACGGGCACACAGATCGCGCTTTCGAGGAACTGGTGGCCGAGATTGGCAGCGCCATGGTCTGCGCGCAGATCGGCGTGACGCCGGAGTTCGGGCAGACGGCGGCCTATGTGGAAAGCTGGCTGCGGGCATTGAAGTCCGAGAAGCGGTTCATCTTCAAGGCCGCGACCGAGGCGCAGAAAGCCGCCGACTGGCTGATGCGCACCGCCCCCGCGGGTCTCTTGGACAGAACCAACCGGGCCGCCGCGTAA
- a CDS encoding Gfo/Idh/MocA family protein, producing the protein MTLKLGMVGGGQGAFIGGVHRMAARLDGRWELVAGALSSDPARAAASAADLGIAPDRSYSDFAQMALAEAARPDGIAAVAIVTPNHLHAKVATAFLRAGIAVICDKPMTATLPEAEELAALAAETSVPFVLTQTYTGYPMVREARRMIAEGAIGAVRHVQVEYLQDWLAGPVEQSGQKQAVWRTDPGLSGEGGCIADIGTHAVNLATFVSGLGVQAVLADLTAFEPGRRLDDNAAVLLRFDGGAKGMIWASQIAPGTKNALRFRIAGERGGLAWDQEDPDLLEFTPLGDTTRLLRRGDGLTQTPSRIPSGHPEGYLEAFATLYADAADLIEGKGLASTRALATAEDGLAGMRFIRACVRSNGAGGMWTAA; encoded by the coding sequence ATGACACTGAAACTGGGCATGGTCGGCGGAGGACAAGGGGCCTTCATCGGCGGGGTCCACCGCATGGCCGCAAGGCTGGATGGGCGGTGGGAGTTGGTTGCGGGGGCGCTGTCCTCCGACCCGGCACGGGCCGCGGCTTCGGCGGCGGATCTCGGCATTGCGCCCGACCGCAGCTATTCCGATTTCGCGCAGATGGCTTTGGCCGAGGCAGCTCGTCCTGACGGGATCGCTGCGGTGGCGATCGTCACGCCGAACCACCTTCATGCCAAGGTGGCGACGGCCTTCCTGCGGGCAGGCATTGCAGTGATCTGCGACAAGCCGATGACCGCGACGCTTCCCGAGGCCGAGGAACTGGCTGCGCTGGCAGCCGAAACATCCGTGCCCTTCGTGCTGACCCAGACCTATACAGGCTATCCGATGGTGCGCGAGGCGCGCCGGATGATCGCCGAAGGGGCAATCGGGGCGGTGCGTCATGTGCAGGTGGAATATTTGCAGGACTGGCTGGCCGGACCCGTTGAACAGAGCGGGCAGAAACAGGCCGTCTGGCGCACCGATCCCGGCTTGTCGGGCGAGGGCGGCTGCATCGCGGATATCGGAACGCATGCCGTAAATCTCGCCACATTTGTTTCGGGGCTTGGAGTTCAGGCCGTTCTTGCCGACCTCACCGCCTTCGAGCCGGGACGGCGGCTGGATGACAACGCGGCAGTCCTCTTGCGTTTCGACGGCGGCGCGAAGGGGATGATCTGGGCAAGCCAGATCGCCCCCGGCACCAAAAACGCGCTGCGGTTCCGCATCGCCGGCGAAAGGGGGGGGCTGGCATGGGATCAGGAAGACCCTGATCTGCTCGAATTCACCCCGCTTGGCGACACGACCCGCCTGCTGCGCCGCGGTGACGGCTTGACCCAAACGCCAAGCCGCATACCGTCCGGCCATCCCGAGGGCTATCTGGAGGCGTTCGCAACTCTATACGCCGATGCGGCGGATCTGATCGAAGGTAAGGGCTTGGCGTCGACGCGAGCGCTGGCTACCGCCGAGGACGGACTTGCAGGAATGCGTTTCATCCGCGCGTGTGTCCGCTCGAATGGGGCGGGTGGAATGTGGACGGCGGCCTAA
- a CDS encoding sugar phosphate isomerase/epimerase family protein encodes MTGSAIKGPGIFLAQFAGNDAPFDSLPAITAWAAGLGYKGVQIPSWDRRLFDLNLCAESQTYADEVVGICAEAGIAITELSTHLQGQLVAVNPAYDAAFDAFAPETVRGNPGARQAWAVDQVTKAATAARRLGLSGTVSFTGSLAFPYLYPWPQRPAGLVETAFAELARRWTPILDAYDDAGVDIGFELHPGEDVFDGASWERFLSAVAEHPRARINYDPSHFLLQAMDYLAFIDIYHDRISAFHVKDAEFRPDGRQGVYSGYSPWVERAGRFRSLGDGQVDFPAVFTRLTQHGYRGWAVMEWECFLKSPAQGAAEGAPFIARHLIEVTGQAFDDFAGGRADQAVLDAMLGIRS; translated from the coding sequence ATGACGGGCAGTGCGATCAAGGGTCCGGGCATCTTTCTGGCGCAATTCGCGGGGAATGATGCACCCTTCGACAGCCTGCCCGCGATCACGGCCTGGGCGGCAGGGCTGGGCTACAAAGGCGTGCAGATCCCGTCCTGGGATCGGCGGTTGTTCGATCTGAACCTCTGCGCCGAAAGTCAGACCTATGCTGACGAGGTGGTGGGCATTTGCGCCGAAGCGGGCATCGCCATCACGGAATTGTCCACGCACTTGCAAGGACAGTTGGTCGCGGTGAATCCCGCCTATGACGCGGCCTTCGATGCCTTCGCGCCGGAAACGGTGCGGGGCAATCCCGGCGCACGGCAGGCATGGGCGGTCGATCAGGTGACCAAGGCCGCAACGGCGGCGCGGCGTCTGGGGCTTTCGGGAACGGTCAGCTTCACCGGATCGCTGGCCTTCCCCTATCTCTATCCTTGGCCGCAGCGCCCCGCCGGACTGGTCGAGACGGCATTCGCCGAACTTGCCCGCCGCTGGACCCCCATCCTTGATGCCTATGACGATGCGGGTGTCGATATTGGCTTCGAACTGCACCCCGGCGAGGATGTGTTCGACGGCGCAAGCTGGGAGAGGTTCCTCTCTGCCGTGGCCGAACACCCCCGCGCGAGGATCAACTACGACCCGTCGCACTTCCTGTTACAGGCGATGGATTATCTGGCCTTCATCGACATCTATCATGACCGTATCTCGGCGTTCCACGTCAAGGACGCCGAGTTCCGCCCCGATGGTCGGCAGGGCGTCTATTCCGGCTATTCGCCATGGGTGGAACGGGCGGGGCGTTTCCGCAGCCTTGGCGACGGGCAGGTGGATTTTCCGGCCGTCTTCACGCGGCTGACCCAGCACGGCTATCGCGGCTGGGCGGTGATGGAATGGGAGTGCTTCCTGAAATCCCCGGCGCAGGGTGCCGCCGAGGGTGCGCCCTTTATCGCCCGTCATCTGATCGAGGTGACGGGGCAGGCCTTCGACGATTTCGCAGGCGGGAGGGCCGATCAGGCGGTGCTGGACGCAATGCTGGGGATCCGGTCATGA
- a CDS encoding putative quinol monooxygenase produces the protein MYTIIGTVTARPETREELASLLMALVAPTRAEAGCISYDFHVDAADPCVFVFYENWTDRAALDAHLAMPHLQPLVSQLDRLLACPVEIRPLTMLSERAA, from the coding sequence ATGTATACGATCATCGGAACCGTCACCGCCCGCCCTGAAACGCGCGAGGAACTGGCATCGCTGCTGATGGCGCTAGTGGCGCCGACGCGGGCCGAGGCGGGTTGCATCAGCTACGACTTCCACGTCGATGCTGCCGATCCTTGCGTCTTTGTCTTCTACGAGAACTGGACCGACCGCGCGGCGCTGGACGCGCATCTGGCGATGCCGCATCTGCAACCGCTGGTTTCGCAGCTTGACCGTCTGCTGGCCTGTCCGGTGGAGATCCGGCCCCTGACCATGCTGTCGGAGAGGGCGGCATGA
- a CDS encoding ABC transporter permease, giving the protein MAKAATAPAGAFFANWRQNIIYIGFVVIFIVFALTLNDKGFLNPNNLLNIVRQTAMIAVMAVAMTFVLSAGEIDLSVGAVAGLTTVTVAMAIAIAGPVGGILAGLATGLAVGMFNGWLTTRIGIPSFLTTLAMMGIAKGVAMWISDTAAVPILSPGYSWIFGGGSVGPIPVLMFWMAVIAGVGHVALRRSGFGRKVLATGGGEMAARYSGIDTRSIKFKVLVLSSCAAALAGMLYAGRLQSGRFQLGEGDELSVIAAAVLGGTSLFGGKGTVIGTIVGALMIGMINNGLILMGLEFSQQLIAKGAIIILAVALSQKRG; this is encoded by the coding sequence ATGGCTAAGGCAGCAACCGCCCCCGCCGGGGCATTCTTCGCCAATTGGCGGCAGAACATCATCTATATTGGCTTCGTGGTGATATTCATCGTCTTTGCGCTGACGCTGAACGACAAGGGGTTCCTGAATCCGAACAACCTGCTGAACATCGTGCGGCAGACCGCGATGATCGCGGTGATGGCGGTGGCCATGACCTTCGTGCTGTCGGCGGGCGAGATCGACCTGTCGGTGGGTGCGGTGGCGGGGCTGACCACGGTGACGGTTGCAATGGCGATTGCCATCGCCGGGCCTGTTGGCGGCATCCTTGCCGGGTTGGCGACGGGGCTGGCCGTCGGGATGTTCAACGGCTGGCTCACGACGCGGATCGGCATTCCGTCCTTCCTGACGACACTTGCCATGATGGGCATCGCCAAGGGCGTGGCCATGTGGATTTCCGACACGGCGGCCGTGCCGATCCTGTCCCCCGGCTATTCCTGGATCTTCGGGGGCGGCTCGGTCGGCCCGATCCCCGTCCTGATGTTCTGGATGGCCGTGATCGCGGGCGTCGGTCATGTCGCGCTGCGCCGGTCCGGCTTTGGCCGCAAGGTGCTGGCGACCGGCGGGGGCGAAATGGCGGCGCGCTATTCCGGTATCGATACGCGCAGCATCAAGTTCAAGGTGCTGGTCCTGTCCTCTTGCGCTGCCGCGCTGGCCGGGATGCTTTACGCTGGCCGTCTGCAATCGGGCCGCTTCCAGCTTGGCGAAGGGGATGAGTTGTCGGTCATCGCCGCGGCCGTCCTTGGCGGGACGAGCCTGTTCGGCGGCAAGGGGACGGTCATCGGCACCATCGTCGGCGCGCTGATGATCGGGATGATCAACAATGGCCTGATCCTGATGGGGCTGGAGTTCAGCCAGCAGCTGATTGCAAAGGGCGCGATCATCATCCTTGCCGTTGCGCTGAGCCAGAAGCGGGGCTGA
- a CDS encoding sugar ABC transporter ATP-binding protein — MTAPAPVAVRMTGISKSFGGIRALDGVDFEVFAGEVHALLGGNGAGKSTILKVLNGVHVPEEGEIEVGGQKLAAHSPEAARAAGIAMNFQEMSLIPTLTVAQNIFLTREARDARGMIDDADSVRRAQAIFDMLQVEVDPTALVGDLGAGQKQLTEIAKAISQDARVLILDEPSTALSVSDVERLFVFLRQLKAKGVAIIYVSHRMDEIARIADRATILRDGKHVITAPLADLPIDVMIEHIVGKKSKGLADVARGDVSRGEVLLDLANVTGPHKPENVSFALHRGEVLGLAGLLGSGRSALARVIAGIEPAVSGEIRIKGMKAGIRRPADAVAHGIALVPEARATQGIIPAHSVADNMVMSVIGRIAPKGFVDRGRVRDIAEDMIARLSIKTASRDHAVSTLSGGNQQKVVIGKWLATEPEILILDEPTAGIDIGSKAEIIRLVRELAQSGKGVIVISSELSELLTACDRILVMADGRAHQMLDRSELDDPSETNPENALQAAERRLQVEIQKALTIKEASHG, encoded by the coding sequence ATGACCGCCCCCGCCCCGGTTGCCGTGCGGATGACGGGGATTTCCAAATCCTTCGGCGGCATTCGCGCGCTGGATGGAGTGGATTTCGAGGTGTTTGCCGGTGAGGTCCACGCCCTGCTTGGCGGTAACGGGGCGGGGAAGTCCACCATCCTGAAGGTCCTGAACGGCGTTCACGTGCCGGAGGAGGGCGAGATCGAGGTTGGTGGCCAGAAACTGGCCGCCCACTCGCCCGAAGCGGCGCGGGCGGCAGGGATCGCCATGAACTTTCAGGAAATGTCGCTGATCCCCACGCTGACTGTGGCGCAGAACATCTTCCTGACCCGCGAAGCTCGCGATGCGCGCGGGATGATCGACGATGCCGATTCTGTCCGGCGGGCGCAGGCGATCTTCGACATGTTGCAGGTCGAGGTTGATCCGACCGCGCTGGTCGGCGATCTGGGGGCGGGGCAGAAGCAACTGACCGAGATTGCAAAGGCGATCAGTCAGGATGCGCGGGTGCTGATCCTCGATGAACCTTCGACCGCGCTTTCTGTGTCGGATGTGGAACGGCTGTTCGTCTTTCTGCGGCAGCTGAAGGCCAAGGGCGTGGCGATCATCTATGTCAGCCACCGCATGGACGAGATTGCCCGCATCGCGGACCGCGCAACGATCCTGCGGGATGGAAAACATGTGATCACCGCGCCGCTGGCCGATCTGCCCATCGACGTGATGATCGAACATATCGTCGGCAAGAAATCCAAAGGGCTGGCTGATGTCGCCCGGGGTGACGTGTCGCGGGGCGAGGTTCTGCTGGACCTTGCGAATGTGACCGGCCCGCACAAACCCGAGAACGTCAGTTTCGCGCTGCATCGGGGGGAAGTGCTGGGACTTGCGGGCCTGCTCGGCTCCGGTCGGTCCGCCTTGGCCCGCGTCATTGCAGGTATCGAACCCGCCGTTTCGGGCGAGATCCGCATCAAGGGCATGAAAGCGGGGATCCGCCGCCCGGCCGATGCCGTGGCCCACGGCATCGCGCTGGTGCCCGAGGCCCGGGCGACGCAGGGCATCATCCCGGCGCATAGCGTTGCTGACAACATGGTCATGTCGGTGATCGGGCGCATCGCGCCGAAGGGTTTCGTGGACCGTGGCCGCGTGCGTGACATCGCCGAGGACATGATCGCCCGACTGTCGATCAAGACGGCAAGCCGCGACCATGCGGTGTCCACGCTGTCGGGGGGAAACCAGCAGAAGGTGGTGATCGGCAAGTGGCTGGCTACTGAACCCGAGATCCTGATCCTCGACGAACCGACGGCAGGAATCGATATCGGGTCCAAGGCCGAGATCATCCGTCTCGTGCGGGAACTGGCACAGTCTGGCAAGGGGGTGATCGTCATCTCCTCGGAACTGTCGGAATTGCTGACAGCCTGCGACCGCATCCTCGTGATGGCGGATGGCCGGGCGCATCAGATGCTGGACCGCTCCGAACTGGACGATCCCTCTGAGACGAACCCCGAAAATGCCCTGCAGGCGGCCGAGCGCCGCCTTCAGGTGGAAATCCAGAAAGCCCTGACCATCAAGGAGGCCAGCCATGGCTAA
- a CDS encoding levoglucosan dehydrogenase, with protein MTKVMNVAMIGGGFMGKAHAMAYASMPMFFWPAPAIPHRKVVVDMTDGAAEEARRRFGFDEASSDWRSVVERPDIDVVDICTPNNVHAEIAIAAAKAGKHIICEKPLARTVEEARAMTEAAKAAGIIHMVAFNYRRTPAVALAKKYIEEGRIGRILNFRGTYLQDWSADENGPLSWRFQKKIAGSGTVGDIGTHVVDLAHYLVGPIAEVIAMTKTYVTTRPIQQGGVDKLGASEKSADAERAPVDVDDEVVSMLRFGNGAIGSLEATRNAWGRNNFITLEIHGTKGSIHFNYERRDELQVMFADDPADARGFRTVYTGPAHPYGGGLWPIPGLGIGYSETKIVECFDLFSAIASGKQPSPNFEDGLLTELVADALLRSGETGKWERVE; from the coding sequence ATGACCAAAGTGATGAACGTCGCCATGATCGGTGGCGGGTTCATGGGCAAGGCGCATGCCATGGCCTATGCCTCGATGCCGATGTTCTTCTGGCCCGCCCCGGCAATCCCGCACCGCAAGGTGGTCGTGGACATGACCGATGGCGCCGCCGAGGAAGCCCGCCGCCGCTTCGGCTTTGACGAAGCCTCCAGCGACTGGCGCAGCGTGGTGGAGCGGCCCGATATCGACGTGGTCGACATCTGCACGCCGAACAATGTCCATGCCGAGATTGCCATCGCCGCCGCCAAGGCGGGCAAGCACATCATCTGCGAAAAGCCCCTCGCCCGCACCGTGGAAGAGGCCCGCGCGATGACCGAAGCCGCGAAGGCCGCAGGCATCATCCACATGGTGGCCTTCAACTACCGCCGCACGCCCGCCGTGGCGCTGGCCAAGAAATATATCGAGGAAGGCCGCATCGGCCGCATCCTGAACTTCCGCGGCACCTACCTTCAGGACTGGTCGGCAGATGAGAACGGGCCGCTGTCCTGGCGCTTTCAGAAGAAGATCGCGGGGTCGGGCACGGTGGGGGATATCGGGACCCATGTGGTGGACCTTGCGCATTACCTCGTCGGTCCCATTGCCGAGGTGATCGCCATGACCAAGACCTATGTCACGACGCGCCCCATCCAGCAGGGCGGGGTGGACAAGCTGGGTGCGTCGGAGAAATCCGCTGATGCCGAACGTGCTCCGGTGGATGTGGATGACGAGGTGGTGTCGATGCTGCGCTTCGGCAACGGGGCCATCGGCAGCCTGGAGGCCACGCGCAACGCATGGGGTCGGAACAACTTCATCACGCTGGAAATCCACGGGACGAAGGGGTCGATCCACTTCAACTACGAACGCCGTGACGAGTTGCAGGTGATGTTCGCCGACGACCCCGCCGATGCACGCGGCTTCCGCACGGTCTACACTGGTCCAGCCCATCCCTATGGCGGCGGTCTGTGGCCGATCCCCGGTCTGGGCATCGGCTATTCGGAAACGAAGATCGTCGAATGCTTCGACCTGTTCAGCGCGATTGCCAGCGGCAAGCAGCCCAGCCCGAATTTCGAGGATGGTCTGCTGACGGAACTGGTGGCCGATGCCCTGCTTCGGTCGGGTGAAACCGGCAAGTGGGAGCGGGTGGAATGA
- a CDS encoding substrate-binding domain-containing protein codes for MTRRSLMGSATALALLMGIAAPAFADPDAALAKLQETVLSKGPSGEDPSPASDVVLSDEELAKIKEMGATAAIVMHYAGNDWSQAQINGLQTQFAAMGIKVISVTDAGFKPEKQVSDLETIMAQSPDIIVSIPTDPTATAAAYRAAHEAGAKLVFMDNVPTGFVPGTDYVSVVSADNYGNGVAAAHLMAKALGPDGGEIGLVFHAADFFVTKQRYDAFKATIASDYPNIKIVEEQGIGGPDFSGDAEKAAGAMLTANPNIKGIWAVWDVPAEGVMAAARANGRDDLIITTVDLGENVAISMAQGGFMKGLGAQRPYDAGVVEAKLAGYALLDKDAPDFVALPALPVSKDNLLDAWKQVYSTEATDNIKASMQ; via the coding sequence ATGACCAGACGCAGCCTCATGGGCTCGGCGACCGCGCTTGCGCTTTTGATGGGGATCGCCGCCCCGGCCTTTGCAGATCCGGACGCGGCGCTTGCCAAGTTGCAGGAAACCGTCCTGTCCAAGGGACCGAGCGGTGAAGACCCCTCGCCCGCCTCGGATGTCGTGCTCAGCGATGAAGAGCTGGCCAAGATCAAGGAGATGGGCGCCACCGCTGCCATCGTGATGCATTACGCCGGCAACGACTGGAGCCAGGCGCAGATCAACGGCCTGCAGACCCAGTTCGCCGCGATGGGGATCAAAGTGATCTCCGTGACCGATGCGGGCTTCAAGCCCGAAAAGCAGGTCAGCGACCTTGAAACCATCATGGCGCAGTCGCCCGACATCATCGTGTCGATCCCGACCGACCCCACCGCCACCGCCGCCGCCTACCGCGCCGCGCATGAGGCCGGGGCCAAGCTCGTGTTCATGGACAACGTCCCGACGGGCTTCGTTCCGGGCACCGACTATGTCTCGGTCGTCTCGGCCGACAACTACGGCAATGGCGTCGCCGCAGCCCATCTGATGGCCAAGGCGCTTGGCCCTGACGGGGGCGAAATCGGGCTCGTGTTCCACGCCGCCGACTTCTTCGTAACGAAGCAGCGCTATGACGCGTTCAAGGCGACGATCGCCAGCGACTACCCGAACATCAAGATCGTGGAAGAACAGGGGATCGGCGGGCCGGACTTCTCGGGCGATGCGGAGAAGGCGGCTGGCGCGATGCTGACCGCGAACCCGAACATCAAGGGCATCTGGGCGGTCTGGGACGTTCCGGCCGAAGGCGTGATGGCCGCCGCCCGCGCCAATGGCCGCGATGATCTGATCATCACCACCGTCGACCTTGGCGAAAACGTCGCCATCAGCATGGCGCAGGGCGGCTTCATGAAGGGCCTTGGCGCACAGCGTCCCTATGACGCCGGCGTGGTCGAGGCGAAGCTGGCAGGCTACGCCCTGCTCGACAAGGATGCGCCCGACTTCGTGGCCCTGCCTGCGCTGCCCGTCAGCAAGGACAACCTGCTCGACGCGTGGAAGCAGGTCTACTCGACCGAAGCGACCGACAACATCAAGGCCTCGATGCAGTGA
- a CDS encoding sugar phosphate isomerase/epimerase family protein has protein sequence MTAWKLAYHANCWGGLGGDAVGVTSITQLAYRTYGDMDRACADIAAAGYAGVELFDGNLLDYSAAEMRKLLADNGLELVATYAGGNFIFDDILPEELARVTRAADRAAELGAPHLVVGGGAKRFDGTREPDYHKLGAALDRVKALAEARGLRAHYHPHLSTIVEGPGEVAKIFDLTAIDFCPDTAHLAAAGGDPAQLIRDHAKRISYIHLKGFQREPFAFTPLDRGDVPTGPILKAMRDVGFAGWVCTELDSWRDPAEGARLSMDYLNRAIAG, from the coding sequence ATGACAGCTTGGAAGCTGGCCTATCACGCCAATTGCTGGGGGGGGCTCGGGGGCGATGCCGTGGGCGTCACCTCGATCACGCAACTGGCCTACCGCACCTACGGCGATATGGACCGCGCCTGCGCCGACATCGCTGCCGCTGGTTATGCCGGGGTGGAGCTGTTCGACGGCAACCTGCTGGACTACAGCGCCGCCGAGATGCGCAAGCTTCTGGCCGACAACGGGCTGGAACTGGTCGCCACCTATGCGGGCGGGAACTTCATCTTCGACGACATTCTGCCCGAGGAACTGGCCCGCGTGACGCGCGCCGCCGACCGTGCCGCCGAACTGGGCGCGCCGCATCTGGTGGTGGGCGGCGGGGCCAAGCGTTTCGACGGCACGCGCGAGCCGGATTATCACAAGCTGGGCGCAGCCCTCGACCGCGTGAAGGCGCTGGCCGAGGCGCGGGGGTTGCGGGCGCATTACCACCCGCACTTGTCGACCATCGTCGAAGGGCCGGGCGAAGTGGCCAAGATCTTCGACCTGACCGCCATCGATTTCTGCCCCGACACGGCGCATCTGGCCGCAGCCGGTGGTGATCCGGCGCAACTGATCCGCGACCACGCGAAGCGGATTTCCTACATCCACCTCAAGGGCTTCCAGCGTGAACCCTTTGCCTTCACCCCGCTTGACCGCGGCGATGTGCCGACGGGGCCGATCCTGAAGGCGATGCGGGATGTGGGCTTTGCGGGCTGGGTCTGCACCGAACTCGACTCCTGGCGTGACCCCGCCGAAGGGGCGCGGCTGAGCATGGACTACCTGAACCGGGCAATCGCCGGCTGA